A single region of the Syntrophotaleaceae bacterium genome encodes:
- a CDS encoding rhodanese-like domain-containing protein, which produces MNKSGILLTVLTLFAFCRLATAGEYRNLPLTQELVDSGVLIVDIRTPPEWRETGVIPGSVLLTFFGQDRSYDLDGFIADLQLYADRNRDIALLCRSGNRTAKAAGLLAERGYTSVINVTGGIRTAPEKGIKLVPYPDEDSLED; this is translated from the coding sequence GTGAACAAATCTGGAATTTTGCTGACGGTCTTGACCTTATTCGCTTTTTGCAGATTAGCCACCGCCGGGGAGTACCGCAATCTTCCTCTGACCCAGGAACTGGTTGATTCGGGAGTACTGATCGTCGATATCCGCACTCCGCCGGAATGGCGGGAGACCGGAGTCATTCCCGGTTCCGTTTTATTGACGTTTTTCGGGCAGGACAGGAGTTATGATCTGGACGGCTTCATTGCCGACCTGCAGCTCTACGCGGACAGAAACCGGGACATTGCACTGCTTTGTCGAAGCGGCAACCGGACGGCGAAAGCGGCCGGGCTCCTGGCGGAACGCGGATATACCTCCGTCATCAACGTGACAGGGGGCATCAGGACGGCACCGGAAAAGGGCATCAAACTGGTTCCCTATCCGGACGAAGATTCTCTGGAAGACTGA
- a CDS encoding GNAT family N-acetyltransferase, whose translation MRITEEHCAKNLAPPSRKAPAPESGFAGFIDPLDERWAFMLKKTLHDFYHLPAYVSLAAEHETGQPAAFYAEQGDSSMLIPLLIRSLPPHLQAPRHWCDLASPYGYPSPLYCPGADHISPDYFLREFGRSAADIDAVSGFFRLHPLIGLPWDSLDRQGKLVYHGETVYIDLVMSDRDIWRNTRENHRDNIQRLREEGFEAVMDDWSRWSDFITLYHETMNRLKASSCYCFSDSYFDEFRFALGFRLHLCTVIAPDGKVAASGLVTVMDGLVQFHLAATASPFLEKAPSKLMFDSVRQWAQNRGERYLHLGGGVGGKKDSLFRFKAGFSKKRAEFHTFRMIFNQQRYDQLVMKCQQSDAEKAFGNDYFPAYRKKEEPFLATPLSRGSQSSRESSSG comes from the coding sequence ATGAGGATCACGGAAGAGCACTGTGCGAAAAATCTCGCTCCCCCATCCCGGAAAGCACCTGCTCCTGAAAGCGGTTTTGCCGGCTTTATCGATCCCCTGGATGAACGCTGGGCCTTCATGCTGAAAAAAACCCTCCACGACTTCTACCATCTCCCTGCCTATGTGTCCCTTGCCGCAGAACACGAAACCGGTCAACCCGCGGCCTTTTACGCTGAGCAGGGGGATTCGTCGATGCTCATTCCCCTTTTGATACGCAGTCTCCCCCCCCATCTTCAAGCTCCCCGACACTGGTGTGATCTTGCATCACCCTATGGTTATCCATCACCTCTGTACTGTCCGGGAGCCGATCATATATCCCCCGACTACTTTCTGCGGGAGTTTGGCAGGAGCGCCGCCGATATCGATGCCGTCAGCGGGTTTTTCCGCCTCCATCCGCTGATCGGCCTGCCCTGGGATTCCCTGGATCGACAGGGGAAACTGGTTTATCACGGCGAGACCGTCTATATCGATCTGGTCATGAGTGACCGTGACATCTGGCGTAACACCCGGGAGAATCACCGGGACAATATCCAGCGTTTGCGGGAGGAGGGATTTGAGGCGGTCATGGACGATTGGAGCCGTTGGTCCGACTTCATAACCCTGTACCATGAAACCATGAACCGACTCAAAGCCAGCAGCTGCTACTGTTTTTCCGACTCCTACTTTGACGAATTCCGGTTTGCCCTCGGATTCCGACTGCACCTCTGCACTGTAATAGCCCCGGACGGCAAGGTCGCGGCTTCGGGACTGGTCACTGTCATGGACGGACTGGTCCAATTTCATCTGGCCGCAACAGCTTCGCCTTTCCTTGAAAAAGCGCCCTCAAAACTTATGTTCGACAGCGTCCGGCAGTGGGCTCAAAACAGGGGGGAAAGGTATCTGCATCTGGGTGGCGGTGTCGGCGGAAAAAAGGACAGCCTTTTTCGCTTCAAGGCGGGGTTTTCCAAAAAAAGGGCTGAATTTCACACATTTCGCATGATTTTCAATCAGCAGCGTTATGACCAGCTGGTAATGAAATGCCAGCAGTCGGATGCCGAAAAAGCCTTTGGAAATGATTATTTCCCGGCATACAGAAAAAAGGAGGAACCTTTCCTGGCCACTCCCCTGTCTCGCGGATCTCAGTCTTCCAGAGAATCTTCGTCCGGATAG